Below is a window of Lepidochelys kempii isolate rLepKem1 chromosome 14, rLepKem1.hap2, whole genome shotgun sequence DNA.
tctcttccttcagagCCTGCAGTCGGGTCTGGACCTGTTCCTGGGCAAAGAGAAATGCAGGGGGCGGAGGgagtcattttttttcttttggaacttGAGGagcaattttcttttgaaatttcacttccccccaccccgtatCCCCCGGCAATAACACCAGTGCATGGATGTAGCTTTCCAGTTTACTTAACCCAGCAGCAGACCGGGAGGGCACCCACAGGGCAATGCACAGGCCAGGCTAGGGACGCTGCAGGAACTGGGGGCAAGCAGCAAGCAGCAGAGGAGAACTAGTTCACTCTGACACCTGGGGGCTAGGAGCACAAACTGGATCCAGGCAGCCAGTGCACAAActctagtgcagaggtgggccaactacagcctgcaggccacatctggcccacaggaccctcctgcccggcccttgagctcctggcccaggaggctagtccccggcccctcccccgcagcctcagctcactgcgcagCCAGCACaaggctctgggcggtggggctgcgcgctcttgccgggcagcgcagctgcagggCCGCGGCCTGACCCGGGGCTCTGTGttgcgcggtggcgtggctggctccagccgggcgccCCGGCTGCCTGTCTTGGTGCTCTCGGCGGTGCGGCTGTTGCGTTGCCAGCCACcggggctccaggcagcgcggtaagggggaaggggggtgggctagagggcaggggagttcgaggtggtggtcaggggacagggatgtggataggggtcagggcggtcagagggcggggaatagggggggttgaatgggggcagggatccccgtgggaggcagtcaggaaagagagggagggttcgatggggcagcggggggcactcaggggtggggagtccggtggcagtcaggggactgggagggatggatggggcaggggtctcggGGGGGTTCATCAGGGGGCaagggccaggccatgcctggctctttggggaagcacagcctcccctaaccagccaaccatacaattttggaaacctgatgtggccctcaggccaaaaagtttgccggCCCCTGTAGCACTGGCCTCTCGGTGTGTTCAGTGaagatctctttcctacaactCTGTTCTCAGATTGCTGATCCTAGTAAAACAGATGGTGCCAGGTTTGCTCCAAAAATTCCTCATCTGTCCTCCAGTCAGGAGCTCTGACTGCACCCCTGCCTCACCTCGCCTCCACCAGCATCTTTTGGGGACCAAGAAGCAAGTTATTTCTCTGTTGGTTTGAAATGAATGAAGCAGAGCGTGGGAGGATAAATTCCCGCAGTCTGACTGAATCTTTCCAAAGATCGCAGGATTTAAGAACGGTGGGGGCTGGCAGTGCTGGTTCCGGTGTGTCCCGCTCAGCAGGAACGTGTGTTGGAACAGAAATATTCACCGAGGAAAAGGGCATCACAAGATAATGAATATttttccccacccactcctggaaaTTGGTCCTCAAGTCAGAGCAGAGATCCATGTGTAAGGTTCAAAATCTTTATCACAACACTGTAGTTAGCAAAAAAACATCCTTTGTGACAGCAGGAAATGACACTAGAGTTCAGGTGACACTAGAAGGAAACCCAAACATTGGAAAGCCTGGGGACCCCCAGTTATGGCCACAGGCTACGTGACCTCTGCATGAGCAGCTCTACTCTGGGCCTGGAAATATATCTGAAAAAACCCCATAGGTACAAACACTGACGCCGGGCGGAGATTTCCTACCTTGTActcctgggcagcctcctctATGGGAACCACCGTGTGAGATCTGTGAGCCTTGGATTTATCACACACCAGGCAGATGGGGGTTTCATCCTCCTCGCAGAACAGTTTCAGGGCCTCCTGGTGCCTCTCACACACTCGCTCGCCTCCTGAGCCtttggctgcctggaaactcagccctctggctattTCGATAACTCTCGCCAGTTCCCTGCTGGGCCTGAAGTTTCTCTGCTGGGCGGTTtctctgcactgggggcaggagaagttGGGCTCCGActccccccagcactggctgaTGCAGTCTCTGCAGAAGTTGTGCCCGCAGTGGATAGACACCGGCTCTTGGAAATACTCCAGGCAGATGGGACAAGAAAGTTCATGCCAGAGACTTTCTGCCTTGCTCTCTCCAGCCATGGCTCCCGGCGGGAAGGGGAACACAAAGCTCGTTTGAATTTCCAGCGTCTGGGACAGGAATTGggtgtttcccttcctggctctgtCTCATTGGCGGAGCTAGAATCAGCTGGGGCTGTGAGTTCTCCCCATCCCTGGGGGCTCTGATGAGAAACGTGACCCTCTCTCTGCTGGGAAGAGTGCTCATCTCAAAAATAAGCTGAGTTAAAAACCTgccttccttttctcttcttttaatTTAAGAGCATctacaagcaagcaagcaagcaagcaagaaagaaagCAAGTGATTAACTCGTGACCACGACTGTACACTGACAGAggtccatttaagtcaatgaagctacactgatttactccCCCTGGAGCTCTTGCCCATTCACTCCAATGGAGCAACACCGATGTGCACCAGAGGGAGATCTGGCCCTCTTCATTGAATGAGATGAGTACACACTTTAGtggcagggatgaatttggtccattgcCCTTAAACAGAAATGGCTACAGCTACCCGTGGACAGGCTGGCCCATATGTCTTGGCTTCATTCAGAATGTCTGAGACATGATCGCTTGCCCCTagtttgtgtgttgtttttttcattcCACCACCTGTCTTTGCCCAAATCCCACAGGCTTTCATAGCCATTTGCTGATTGATCTGAACAGCAGGAGACTGGAGTCTGATAGGACTTCTCTCTCCTCCAGCCTCACCTtccccatctcctgcctgctcatcCTAGGGGCTCGCCCCATGGCCACTAGCTCACAAACCTGCAGCAAGCTGGCTCTCTATGAATCCTATTGAAAGAATTGCAGAGGAGAAACCTCAGGGCAACAACACGGAAAAGCAAAGCTGGAGGAGACAAGGGCAGTGTTAGGACACACCCCCTCTCATTGGCTTTATGTGGTTATTTCATACGTTGGCTTAGTGCAAGAGATCTTGTCCCTCTAGTGGCCAGCCCCAGTCACGAACAACCAACTCATGGCTCGCAGCTCAAACGAGTTACTGCTTTAAGGCAAGGGGTCTGGGCTTGTGATTTCAGGGCTGAAATTCACGCTTTAGATCCCCACTGGTAACTGTGACATGTGTGTGTCAGGAGGCCATTTTATAGAGCACACACCATATGTGCAAGGTCTCATCAAACAGACGATGATGCTCTTTTGTTTCTGAATGTGGCCAGTAGAGGTACCGAACAACTACGCATGTGACCCTGGTCTATGAGAAGTTTGGACCAGTAACTGGCTACATGTCACTGTACTGTCTGAATGCTTGATGCACCTGGGCTGGGAAATTCGGATCCAACAGACAATGGATGAAAGCACCTGAATGTGGCCTAGCAGAGACATGATCATTACTATTGTTGCAATTCCAGAAGGGTTGCTTTTGTTGCAATTCTAATGGCCTGTAACCCACCTCGACCCCACCGTGCATGTcagtaaaaagcaaacaaacccaacacTGGTAAATCAAGTAGTTCTGATGGCTCCTGGTTTATTGCTATATTTTCCCCCGCAGGAGACAAGAGAAATCATTGTGAGACACAAAAATTTCAGCATCTTTACAGCTATGAAGATACAGAATCCACttggtgaaaaaacaaaaaagccggCAGCAGTCAATGATTTATGGGAACCATAAAACACAACCTCCATGGGCTTGATATAAAAATAGCTTTGTTAAATTCTAGAAAACCCTCATCAAAAGTGATGATTAACCATTTTCTCTtgccactcccctgccccaaagatttgCCACCTGTACTGTTCTCCCTCACCCAGGACTCCTCCTCTTGCTCTCTGACCAGGTTGCTAGAGTCCTCTGCGATCATAGAGAACAGCGACAAACAGGCTGGACAATGTCCCTGACGGTTGAGTGGTTTTGTTTCGTTGGTTTTTTTTGGAGCGGGGAGAACAGGTCACCAGCCCACTTTAGATTCCAGAGTGTAGAAATGAGGGTGTCAGAGGTGAGAGAAGCCCATTTCATGGCCTGCAGGGGGATAGATAATCTTGTGTATCAGGAACAGAGTCTCAACTGGGTTTTGCTGTCCCAGAAACAGAACCAAGGGCAGATTCTCTCCCCATTGAAAGACGCTGGTGGGAAAGTGAAGATCAGGACCTTGTCGTCAGCACTGAAAAATGCCACCTGCCCCTCGTCACAGTCCAGACAAACCCGGATCCTGCTGGGGACCTGACCCAGGGACACTGTGGTCTCAGGGGAGGTGCGAGCCTTGTATTGATCCCCCTGCAGCCACTGCACAGCCCAGACCCCCTCCTCAGGGTTAAAACTGAAccaccccttcctcctcacagactctctggccacccccacagcccagcatcgcccatcccccacctccacctcccagcaatGTCTCCCCGAGGTGAACCCCCCACAGGCCAGCACGCAGCGATTCCAGTCAAATCTCTCAGGGTTGTCGGGGAGTCGCTGCCGTGTCTCCCCGCATCTCACACTTTTCCGATCTGTGGACAGGACAAGTTGGGGATGAGCCGTGTCTGGGTCCAGAGtcactggggggagagagaatcagaGCGTGAGGGGCAGAGCTCAACCCTGGGGGAGGATGGGACCATTTCtcacactccccagcagccccatcctggctgggaccctccctgaTTTCCTGCCTCTCTGTCCCGGGTCTCAGGGAGCTGCCTCtgtgctggggctgagcagggatttCACCGtggctcccacctcccagggccAGTTATAGCTGCAgacctgggggagggatagctcagtggtttgagcattggcctgctaaacccagggttgtgagttcaatccttaagggagctatttagggatctagggcagaaattggggattggccctgcagggggttagactagatgacctcctgaggtcccttccaaccctgatattctatgatctcaatCTTCTACCCTGCTCCCCATGCTgtggctccccactcccagccgcagggactgggcagggcaggcagcagaGCCTGGGGTGAGACCGAAGAGGCATCAGCCTCAGCCGCCTCTTGGGGAGACACCCCCAGTCAGAGGGAATCAAGGAGCCAGCAGAGAGGGGAGCGCAAACCCCAGTGCAGCTGGGACAAGGGAAGGAGGCAGTAGCCCTGGGtggaaggaggcaggagggagttgGTGGGTATGCCAGGGCAGGGCCCCCAGCccatggggaagggaagaggaagaggc
It encodes the following:
- the LOC140897817 gene encoding zinc finger protein RFP-like isoform X3; this encodes MAGESKAESLWHELSCPICLEYFQEPVSIHCGHNFCRDCISQCWGESEPNFSCPQCRETAQQRNFRPSRELARVIEIARGLSFQAAKGSGGERVCERHQEALKLFCEEDETPICLVCDKSKAHRSHTVVPIEEAAQEYKEQVQTRLQALKEEREKLLGWKLTGEKRSSEYLGKTDAEREKIVSQFKQLHQFLEEEERLLLARLGELEKEIVKLQDENITKLSAEISRLSELISEMEGKCQQPASEFLQDIRSTLSRCEQGKFQQPVEISPDLAKRLGDFTQENIVMLWCLNCRQQ